The following are from one region of the Ignavibacteriota bacterium genome:
- a CDS encoding segregation/condensation protein A has protein sequence MFKVRLNQFEGPLDLLLFFIKRDELNIYDIPIARLTKEFLDYVNLIKILDLEVAGDFILMASTLMHIKVRMLLPREIDEKGEEIDPRADLVKALLEYKRYKEMSEELSFFESAQRKRKFRGNYSEDSSEAPHEYAILLKNVSIYDLAKAFKFAIEQIKEEPVHQVKKLNVSIDEQMDFIESKLKDFPELHFLKLIEDITEKIRIIVTFIALLEMVKAVRIEIHATKEFNDFIIIKKVNG, from the coding sequence ATGTTTAAAGTCAGGCTAAATCAGTTCGAAGGTCCGCTTGATTTACTGCTCTTTTTTATTAAAAGAGATGAGCTGAACATTTATGATATTCCTATAGCACGACTGACAAAAGAATTTCTTGATTATGTTAATCTTATAAAAATACTCGACCTCGAAGTTGCTGGTGATTTTATTCTGATGGCTTCCACTTTAATGCATATAAAAGTCAGAATGCTTCTTCCACGTGAGATTGATGAAAAAGGAGAAGAGATTGATCCAAGAGCTGATCTTGTAAAAGCATTATTGGAGTATAAGCGATATAAAGAAATGTCAGAAGAGCTATCGTTCTTCGAATCAGCACAAAGGAAAAGAAAATTCAGGGGCAATTATTCTGAAGATAGCAGCGAAGCACCGCACGAATATGCAATCCTTCTTAAAAATGTATCTATTTATGATCTGGCAAAGGCATTCAAATTTGCTATTGAACAAATAAAAGAAGAACCTGTTCATCAGGTTAAAAAGCTTAATGTATCAATTGATGAACAAATGGATTTTATTGAAAGCAAACTAAAAGATTTTCCCGAACTTCATTTTCTGAAATTGATAGAGGATATCACCGAGAAGATTCGGATTATCGTAACATTCATTGCACTGCTGGAAATGGTCAAAGCAGTTCGGATTGAAATTCATGCTACCAAAGAATTCAACGACTTTATAATAATAAAGAAAGTAAATGGATAA
- the trpS gene encoding tryptophan--tRNA ligase, translating into MKKKRILSGMRPTGKLHIGHYVGALENWVQLQDKYESFHLIADYHVLTTGLNTENIYDDTIDMLIDWLAAGLDSNSSPMFRQSQIKEHTELFLIFSMLITSNRLERNPTVKEQARALHIDQIIYGHLGYPVLQAADILLYKGDAVPVGEDQVPHVEITREIARKFNNQYGMVFPEPEALLTKFSRLPGLDGAKMSKSLGNSILLSDEPETVKAKLRKAVTDPLKIRKNDPGRPEICLVFSYHKKFNPTEAAQIEADCRSGALGCVECKLRCAEKISTFLSPIIEKRKYYENNMNEVIDILKDGEMRAKKAAEETMTEVHQKMKFG; encoded by the coding sequence ATGAAGAAAAAAAGAATCCTTAGCGGGATGCGTCCCACTGGTAAGTTGCATATTGGTCATTATGTTGGAGCGCTTGAAAATTGGGTTCAACTGCAGGATAAATACGAAAGTTTTCATCTGATTGCTGACTATCATGTATTGACGACTGGTTTAAATACTGAAAACATTTATGATGATACAATCGATATGTTAATTGATTGGCTGGCTGCCGGGTTAGATTCAAATTCCAGCCCGATGTTCCGTCAATCACAAATAAAAGAACATACTGAACTTTTTTTGATTTTCAGTATGCTGATTACTTCTAATAGACTTGAACGCAATCCAACAGTAAAAGAACAAGCCAGAGCATTGCATATTGACCAGATCATTTACGGTCATCTTGGTTACCCCGTTCTGCAAGCCGCTGATATTCTTTTGTATAAAGGTGATGCTGTTCCGGTTGGTGAAGATCAGGTTCCTCATGTTGAAATAACAAGAGAGATTGCACGAAAATTTAATAACCAATATGGAATGGTCTTTCCTGAACCGGAAGCGCTACTGACTAAATTTTCAAGATTGCCTGGTTTAGACGGTGCAAAGATGAGCAAGTCTTTGGGAAATTCAATTCTTTTATCTGATGAACCAGAAACTGTGAAAGCTAAATTAAGGAAAGCAGTAACTGATCCTCTGAAAATCCGAAAGAACGATCCCGGTCGCCCTGAGATTTGTCTGGTTTTTTCTTATCACAAAAAATTTAATCCTACTGAAGCGGCGCAAATAGAAGCCGATTGCCGCTCGGGTGCTCTTGGATGTGTTGAATGTAAATTAAGGTGTGCTGAAAAAATCTCAACTTTCCTTTCGCCAATAATTGAAAAAAGAAAATATTATGAAAATAATATGAACGAAGTGATTGATATTTTAAAAGATGGAGAGATGCGCGCTAAAAAAGCTGCGGAAGAAACAATGACAGAAGTTCACCAAAAAATGAAATTTGGCTGA
- a CDS encoding HNH endonuclease, whose protein sequence is MYLGKAELVLNDNGKAIRSMQRQYPWPSIIRLSRFVSVPYKKVVLTRKNIMRRDGYKCAYCGRGDLTLTIDHINPKARGGDDSWENLVSACTHCNNKKGDRTPVEAGMMLMVRPFKPSHIMFIKNVVGRVDEKWKPYLYLS, encoded by the coding sequence ATGTACCTGGGAAAAGCTGAACTTGTTTTAAATGACAACGGTAAGGCAATCCGGTCAATGCAAAGACAATATCCCTGGCCAAGCATAATTCGTTTAAGCCGTTTCGTGAGTGTTCCATATAAAAAAGTTGTGTTGACAAGAAAGAATATCATGAGGAGAGATGGATATAAATGTGCTTACTGCGGAAGAGGTGATCTGACGCTAACAATTGATCATATTAATCCGAAAGCAAGAGGTGGAGATGATTCCTGGGAAAATCTTGTGAGTGCATGCACACATTGTAATAATAAAAAAGGTGACAGAACTCCGGTTGAAGCCGGAATGATGTTAATGGTCAGACCATTTAAACCCAGTCACATTATGTTCATCAAAAATGTTGTTGGACGTGTTGATGAAAAATGGAAACCTTATCTCTATCTTTCCTGA
- the scpB gene encoding SMC-Scp complex subunit ScpB has product MDNIYNSVIEALIFSSDDSLSPEEIIRAIKSIDGEEIEISKADVDTTVDQLNRKYEADNSAFRILRIANGYLHATTEQYAKYVGYLSSERAKRRLSQAALETLAIIAYKQPITKPELETIRGVNSDYILTTLLEKNLIAIKGRAESVGRPLLYGTTDEFLKYFGLNNLSDLPKPREIEEIMQDEDFLEQKRKIMMADLEEKLEDSIGGTSGDESPDQ; this is encoded by the coding sequence ATGGATAACATATACAACTCAGTTATTGAAGCTTTAATATTTTCTTCTGATGATTCATTATCTCCGGAAGAAATAATCAGAGCCATTAAGTCAATCGATGGCGAAGAAATTGAAATATCAAAGGCAGATGTTGATACAACTGTTGATCAGCTTAATAGGAAATACGAAGCGGATAATAGTGCATTCAGAATATTAAGAATTGCAAATGGATATTTACACGCAACAACAGAACAATATGCAAAGTATGTTGGTTATCTTTCTTCAGAAAGAGCAAAACGCAGATTAAGCCAGGCAGCGCTTGAAACTCTTGCCATAATTGCTTACAAACAGCCAATAACAAAACCTGAATTGGAAACTATTCGTGGAGTTAATTCTGATTACATTCTTACTACATTGCTTGAAAAAAATCTTATCGCAATTAAAGGACGCGCTGAATCTGTTGGAAGACCTCTTCTCTACGGAACCACAGATGAGTTCCTGAAATATTTTGGATTGAATAACTTATCCGATTTACCAAAACCAAGAGAGATAGAAGAAATTATGCAGGATGAAGATTTCCTTGAGCAGAAAAGAAAAATTATGATGGCAGATCTCGAGGAAAAACTGGAAGATTCGATTGGAGGAACAAGCGGTGACGAAAGTCCGGATCAATAA
- a CDS encoding MCE family protein encodes MKNSRATEIKVGVTVLLGLLVFIWVLGWAKNFSVSSSDNIVRVSFNKVSGLEIGNNVTVNGVRKGSVKDFYIQGSSVIVTLSISNDVKLKKDAEFSLESTDLMGGRKIEVDPGVSSEDLNLSQIHNGIYISDIAGMISLFSDIQDKISIIANESVKTLQGINSLLEDENFVNGLRTSITNLNNVTAKLDAMISENQENIKLISENTKEITSDTKWFLRENKDNIEKSLENLNAVLIKSDSLLTSLNYLTNETTSGKNNLGKILYNDSLYYNLTQSMEMLKKMSNLILEQLQTDGLKVDAYIF; translated from the coding sequence ATGAAAAATTCAAGAGCAACTGAAATTAAAGTTGGTGTAACAGTCTTATTAGGATTGCTTGTATTTATCTGGGTGTTGGGCTGGGCAAAGAATTTTTCAGTAAGTTCATCTGATAATATTGTAAGAGTCAGCTTCAATAAAGTTTCTGGTTTGGAGATTGGTAACAATGTTACAGTTAACGGAGTAAGAAAAGGTTCTGTTAAAGATTTTTATATCCAGGGTTCATCCGTAATTGTGACACTGAGCATCAGCAATGACGTAAAACTTAAAAAAGATGCTGAGTTTTCTTTGGAAAGCACTGACCTTATGGGAGGCAGAAAAATCGAAGTTGATCCCGGAGTTTCGTCCGAAGACCTGAATCTTTCACAGATTCATAACGGTATTTACATATCGGATATTGCTGGTATGATTAGTCTTTTTAGTGATATACAGGATAAGATAAGTATCATTGCAAATGAATCTGTTAAAACTTTACAAGGAATAAATTCATTACTCGAAGACGAAAATTTCGTTAACGGTTTAAGAACAAGTATTACAAACTTAAATAATGTCACTGCAAAACTTGATGCGATGATTTCAGAAAATCAGGAAAACATTAAACTGATTTCTGAAAACACCAAAGAAATTACTTCCGATACAAAATGGTTCTTAAGAGAAAATAAAGATAACATTGAAAAATCTTTAGAAAATTTGAATGCTGTTTTAATTAAATCAGATTCACTTCTTACTTCATTAAACTATTTAACCAATGAAACAACATCCGGGAAAAACAATCTTGGTAAAATACTTTATAATGATTCATTGTATTACAATCTTACTCAGTCAATGGAAATGTTAAAAAAAATGAGCAATCTGATTCTTGAGCAGCTTCAGACTGATGGGCTAAAAGTTGATGCCTATATTTTCTAA
- a CDS encoding single-stranded DNA-binding protein: MAFSLNRIMLIGRLGKDAETRFTTNNVSVTNFSLATDYRYKGKTGDWVNETTWHNIVSFNLSDYFKENLKKGKKFYVEGRLSKRDYTDKDGVKRYSTEVITDKIIPLEPSTETTSTEEDDGPSVAPAANENDDLPF; encoded by the coding sequence ATGGCTTTTTCTTTAAACAGAATAATGCTTATCGGGCGTCTTGGAAAAGATGCGGAGACAAGATTCACAACCAACAATGTGTCGGTGACAAATTTTTCGCTTGCTACTGACTATCGTTATAAAGGTAAGACAGGTGATTGGGTTAATGAAACTACCTGGCACAATATAGTTTCATTCAATCTGTCAGACTATTTCAAGGAAAACCTGAAGAAGGGAAAAAAGTTTTATGTCGAAGGAAGACTGAGTAAAAGAGATTACACAGATAAAGATGGAGTAAAGCGTTATAGCACGGAAGTAATTACGGATAAGATAATTCCATTAGAACCATCAACTGAAACTACTTCGACAGAGGAAGACGATGGACCATCAGTGGCACCGGCTGCTAATGAAAACGATGATTTACCATTTTAA
- the acpS gene encoding holo-ACP synthase, producing the protein MVLGLGIDIIEIDRIRQSIENYGERFLNKVFTPEEIRYCNSKFNKFQHYAARFAAKEAVYKALTSGWKSGLRWKDIEIQNDSAGMPSINTSGKLKSFLSEDAQLRISISHSESYVTSVAIIFKDNSSSTPAR; encoded by the coding sequence ATGGTTTTAGGATTAGGAATTGATATAATTGAAATTGATCGGATAAGACAAAGCATAGAAAATTATGGTGAAAGGTTCTTAAATAAAGTATTTACTCCTGAAGAAATAAGATACTGCAATTCAAAGTTCAACAAATTCCAGCATTATGCTGCCAGGTTTGCTGCAAAGGAAGCAGTTTACAAAGCATTAACCAGCGGCTGGAAGTCAGGTCTCAGATGGAAGGATATTGAGATTCAGAATGATAGTGCTGGTATGCCATCAATCAATACATCAGGTAAATTAAAATCATTTCTTTCAGAAGATGCTCAATTACGAATTTCAATAAGTCATTCTGAAAGTTATGTGACTTCTGTTGCAATTATATTTAAGGATAACTCTTCGTCCACTCCAGCCAGATAA
- a CDS encoding HlyC/CorC family transporter — protein MEIDWIFQILLLFILVISSAFFSGSEVAFFSIKQKDLNVDFKSSNLIYRYANNLIAFPRRLLVTILVGNTITNVAASIVSVSIALNVAKLYGLNINLVLVIQIILITVIILLFGELLPKIFASKYPRFTIKITAIPLYLISIILYPIAESITEIIKLTFSKLKFDKAKTAMTEKEISYLAELGHERGTLENDEQQIISSFVDFKSVLVAEVMIPRVDIVAVPFNIDYDEIIKTINSSGFSRLPIYGGNLDRIHGVLHVKDLLRFLEDKSFIKEQTIKEITREVMFVPSSKKISDMLREFQQKQMHLAIVVDEFGGTAGLVTLEDIIEEIIGEIWDEHDPQENSVKLLSENKFSVLGKVPISDFNEIIGMNAIPESDDYDTIAGLIISKAGEVPKEGYFIKLNEYKLTVKEVLKKRIKKIEIEKLS, from the coding sequence TTGGAGATTGACTGGATATTCCAAATACTTTTATTATTCATTTTAGTAATCTCTTCAGCTTTTTTTTCCGGTTCTGAAGTTGCTTTTTTTTCTATTAAGCAAAAAGATTTGAATGTTGACTTTAAATCTTCCAATCTGATTTACAGATACGCTAATAATCTTATTGCTTTTCCCAGAAGACTTCTTGTAACTATACTCGTCGGGAATACAATTACAAATGTTGCTGCTTCAATTGTTTCTGTCTCGATAGCACTCAATGTTGCAAAACTTTATGGACTCAACATTAACTTAGTGCTGGTAATTCAAATTATCCTGATTACAGTAATTATTTTACTTTTTGGCGAATTACTTCCTAAAATATTTGCATCAAAATATCCCAGGTTCACAATAAAGATCACCGCAATTCCTTTATATCTGATTAGCATTATTCTGTATCCGATCGCTGAATCAATTACAGAAATAATCAAACTAACTTTTTCAAAATTAAAATTTGATAAAGCTAAAACAGCAATGACTGAGAAAGAAATTTCTTACCTTGCAGAATTAGGACACGAAAGAGGAACACTTGAAAATGATGAACAGCAAATTATTTCAAGTTTCGTAGATTTTAAATCTGTACTTGTAGCTGAAGTTATGATTCCAAGAGTTGATATCGTTGCAGTTCCATTTAATATTGACTACGATGAAATAATTAAAACAATTAATAGCAGTGGATTTAGCCGTTTACCGATTTACGGAGGAAATCTTGATAGGATTCACGGAGTTCTGCATGTAAAAGATTTATTGCGGTTTCTCGAAGACAAATCTTTTATTAAAGAACAGACAATCAAAGAAATCACAAGGGAAGTAATGTTTGTGCCTTCAAGTAAAAAAATAAGTGATATGCTCAGAGAATTCCAGCAGAAACAAATGCATCTTGCAATTGTAGTGGATGAATTTGGTGGAACAGCGGGATTGGTTACTTTGGAAGATATTATTGAGGAAATCATTGGTGAAATCTGGGATGAACATGATCCTCAGGAAAATTCTGTAAAATTATTATCAGAAAACAAATTTAGTGTTCTGGGAAAAGTCCCGATTTCTGACTTCAACGAAATAATCGGGATGAATGCAATACCTGAGAGTGATGACTATGATACAATTGCAGGACTTATTATAAGTAAAGCCGGAGAGGTTCCTAAGGAAGGATATTTTATTAAATTAAATGAATATAAACTAACGGTAAAAGAAGTTCTGAAAAAGAGAATTAAGAAAATTGAGATTGAAAAATTATCTTGA